A segment of the Leptospiraceae bacterium genome:
TTCAGAGGATAATATTGCTTCTCGATGCATCAAAGTATAAGATAAAAGAGGCATTTCTTTTTCTTCAATTTCTTCGATAATTTCTTTTGCCTTCGTTGATTTTTTGGAGACGGACATTGCTTCCCAATTTGAAAAATTTAGTTCATCTCTTGCTTCCTCTATATGGTGGGCAAGAAATAGAGATACAGGAAAAATATAAGAATAAACTGGATATTTTGTTTCATTTGAATGACAATCATAACATGATTTTTTAAAGATACTTTTTATTTTTTCCGACGCAATTAAATCTGATTCAACTATTGGATTTGTGCGATTAATAGGAATTAGTTGCAATAATAGTAAGATAATTAAAATAGAATAGAACACTTTTTTCTTCATAATTTACTTTAACTCTATTCTTCGAAGTTCATTTAGTTCTATTTTCCATTTAAGTCGCACTTGATTAAATAGCTCAATTACTTTTGCATTATTTGCATTTTTATTATCACTTAAAAGTTTTGGATTTTCCCAGTCTTGAATTGTATTTAAATCATTCAATGAAATACTAACTCTAAATACTTCAAACTCTTCCATTATTTCTTTTTTAACATCGGGTTCTTTTACGTAATACGGTTTTACAAGTGAAATCCGTAGATTATCTAAATTTCTTTTACTTCCCGATTGGAAATATAATAAAATATATCTTACAACATCAAATTGAATTTTCTCAGAGTAATTTTCCTGAGAATGAAAGGTATTTGCTCTATTACCACCATATTCAATTACTACATCTTGTTTGCCAGCTTGATTTACTTCTGATTTAAAAGATTTTAATAAATCTAAAAATAGGACTTTTGCTATTCCATAAAGAGCTTCTTCGTCGGAAATATTTTTGTTTTCGATGATTGTATTCATTTCAATTTGTTTATCTCTCTTTTTGCAAGAGGTAAAAGATAAACTGAAAAATAAAACTAAAATTATTGGGGCAATAGATAGAATTTTCATAGGAGTTAAGGATTTAAAACAGTGATTTATTAATTGGGGTTTCATAAAACCCTCATTTCTTAATAACTCACCTCACGCAAAAAAGCGCAAAGTGAAGCGATAGACAGCCTGTCGACAACTTGAGCTGCTGCCCAAACCCATATAATCATTAATTCA
Coding sequences within it:
- a CDS encoding heme-binding domain-containing protein, whose product is MKKKVFYSILIILLLLQLIPINRTNPIVESDLIASEKIKSIFKKSCYDCHSNETKYPVYSYIFPVSLFLAHHIEEARDELNFSNWEAMSVSKKSTKAKEIIEEIEEKEMPLLSYTLMHREAILSSEEIEEIKKWAEEIQNKNEANQ